TAAGGCTAAAATTAAAAGTGCCTAGTAGTTTACAAAACCgttgggaaaaataaaaaaaattaaggagaaACAggagtttaaaatgttttctaataatactaactcatattaaaaaagtatttttgacaAGACCATATTTAATGACTATAATGGTGTGATATCAATTATGTTAACCAAACACAAGACTATAACGTCTTTtaagaatacaataaattataataatatacctacttgataaATGATATTTGCAGCGCTGTTGTACGCCACGATTTTCGGTCACGTCACCACCATCATACAGCAAATGACTTCGGCAACGGCTAAGTACCACGACATGTTAAACAATGTCAGAGAATTCATGAAGTTGCACGAAGTGCCGAAAGCGCTGTCCGAGAGGGTCATGGACTACGTGGTGTCCACGTGGGCAATGACCCGGGGCTTGGACACGGATAAAGTACGGCTTacgtaaattattacttatgcgCGTTCCCTTTTGGGTAATGGACGGAACCATACTTTGTTTTGGATACTCAAAGGATTAAATAGAATTAATAACCGACCCTAGTTGAATCACTCCAACGGTATAcggaattgataataatatatgatgatatCATTATGAtcgtcaaatattattataccagccGCAATTGGAAaacgtaattttaaaacttttaactacataattatattttaggacTACCTACCTGCAGGCTATATACTGTCGACtcattgagtacctacctacagttgGTTGTTATCTACAGTGGGTAACTATCACAGGGTgtgatattacttattagttattagttattagcgTTGTGACACCACTGAAATCAAAATAACTGATAAATGATTGTAttcgaaaaattattttcatcgtaTAACAGTTTCAGATCTAAAGTGTACCTACTAGTTTAAATTCCACAAttgtttatatactttttaccaAACAATTAACTATGATAcatgttgaaattataattttttaatctcaCTTTTGTGAGACTTATAgggagaaatttaaaatttggtgaTATCTATTCTTTCTCATTATATGATGTTATTAGTTTCTACAATGCCATAATTTGTAAGTatgaaaaactacaaaatattatctcttgcttttttttttttgttttccagcATTTTATAATATCCACGATCACCttagaacaaataaataataataattagataaaaaaccgataatataactattataaataattttcaaataaaacaactGATGTGGTTGATAACATCTAGGCGGGTGTGGCCGATTGTAAGAGTGtgcctttttatatattataatcgtttcttTGCATCCATAATAAGTATAGTATCCCAAATTTCTTTCCAACCAATGCGAAGTTTTATTTTGACacgctaaaataaaaataaataatttacaaaaatagaaataaatatagtttttgcaTAACGCCGGTTAAACGTTCCAGTAAAAATAACGTTCTGTTAAATTAtacggtaataatataatgaggcTGTAATTGAAACTCTAGTTTTTGCGTTGTCGGACGTCATATTTTccgataaactattttattacatttaattacgtGTAATCATAAGTACATAACCAAAGACCTTTAAACTGGTTTATGTtctatggttatattattattatcattgtaatagATATTTTCGATTTCGATAAGATAACAATCGGTATTCACCAGGTGccagttaaaatgttgaaaataaccGATTAAGACGATCAAACAACCGTACCGATATTTGGAGCGTACGGACAAAGGCTCGTTTTTGTAAATAACGTTATCGGATTCATACCTTATTTTCAACCGGCGCAACCCGCTAATCATTCTTCTCGAGCAGTTTAGACAATGCTTGTTTACAAATTGTCTACGCCTAAATTCGTTCACACAGTAATTTTCTCATGACATaattcctgttttttttttaaaaataaaacaatggcCCCACtaataaaatttatgaaatgatAATATCATGCAAACGTAATGTACGGATCGACCAccaaacaaacataatatacctgcAGGTGGGCTAGGATGGATAATCCCATTGGGGTCGAACAAAGTTGACAGTATTATTGTGGTATTTTATTACTGACGCGGAATGGAGTCCAAGTGGCCCGACGCCCAAATTATTTGGCTCCCGGGCGTAGTCGTTTTATCCCCAGATACAAAACACcgtagtgatgaatgtattatataatcgaCACGATCGCATTATCATCTACCttaatgatatgatattatcattattgttttcgtaagtataataataatattgttgctgTTATCTTTTCGTCAAGGTGTTGAATTATTGTCCGAAAGACATGAAAGCGGACATATGTGTTCATCTAAACCGAAAAGTGTTCAATGAGCATCCGGCGTTCCGGTTGGCCAGCGACGGGTGCTTGCGCGCCCTGGCCATGCACTTTACGATGAGCCACTCGGCGCCCGGTGACCTGCTCTTCCACACCGGCGAGTCCATCGACTCCCTGTGCTTCATCGTAACCGGTTCCCTAGAAGTCATCCAAGACGACGAAGTGGTCGCCATTTTAGGTTAGCGTCACCGTTAAccataaatcacaatattgtGTTGGATTTTATCGAgattatagtaaaaatgtaaaaaaaactgaaaaaattactAGCTcgataaaatttatttgaattagtagtaaaataatattgatctaATAATTATCACTGGTTCcgtatatatttttcttcattCAATTTAGTCAAAATCAAAGTCAAAagcttattattttagtaattatattttataagttactaTACcagtgttttaattttgtgttccATTTTCGGTTCCCAATTTCTGCATTAACACGTGCAGTGGATTCATATATGAACCAAATCGTTCAAACTGTTTTCATGTCAGTAGTGAAGAAGTTTGATCGAATCATTgtcatagttaaaaaatatttaaaataagtttatctataatgtacatttacatttacatttttgggTTTAGGTAAGGGTGACGTATTTGGTGATTCGTTTTGGAAAGACACGGCGCTAGGACAATCCGCAGCCAACGTCCGTGCCCTGACCTACTGTGACTTACACACCATCAAGCGTGACCGGTTGCTCGAAGTATTGGATTTCTATCAGGCGTTTGCGAACTCGTTTTCACGGAACCTCATACTGACTTACAACCTCAGGCATAGGGTACGTATGAGGTTGTGGTGAAGCCTTCCACAACTCTGTTGAccatcaatttaaaatattaattttctttttgtttgtGTCATTTCAGTTAATATTCCGGAAAGTGGCGGACGTGCGCCGGGAAAAGGAGTTGGCCGAGAAGCGGAAAAACGAACCGCAACTGGATGAACAACGGGACCAACTGGTCAGGAAGATATTTACCAAGTTCCGGAAAGACCGAGCTCCCAGTACGGTCGTCGGGATACAACAGGGTGCGGCGGCCGCGTCGGGAGCGGCTGCAACAGTGGCGGGTACCGACGAGGGCAAGTCTGAGGGTGGCACTGGTGACGCTTCGGATGGTGTCGGCGGTGCTCGTCCGAAAGTCTTGCCACTCGTGCTCAGGCAGCAGAGTGAAGACCCGCAACAGGCGTCTTCTTCGTCGACGGGCCTGAGAACAGTGGCGGCGCCCAAAAAAGTCTCGAAATGGGGTAAAGTTTTGGGCGGTGGTGGGAGTTCTGACTCGGCGGACGTGTCGGTGGTGAGTGCGCAGAGCGCGCCTGTCAAGATCCGTGACTCGCCGGGCCGGTCGGTCGGAAACGGTCACAAGGTGTTCCCGAAGCTGCAAAAAGTGCCGACCACCGCTGCCGAGCCATTTGCTGGCGTAGGCGGAAGCCAGCGACAGGAAACGATCGACGAGACGGACGAACGGACCGGTGTCGGTGGCAGCGGAAGTGGTGTTGGCGGTGCTGGGAGTGGTGCGCCGGTACCGGAAGAAGAACCCCCGAACGCAGCACCAGCTCACCAGCACCAGGTGACAACTGCGGAAGCGCCGtcaccgccaccaccgccgtGTGCTGCGATGGTTCTGCCACCGCCACCCGATCTGGACGTGCTGGCCAAGATCGAGGACCTCCGGTCCGATCTCCGTGACGAGGTGCGGTCCATCAACCAGCGGCTGACGGCCATCGAGGACATGATGGTCCGGATAGTCGGCAAGTTGGACGCGCTGGCCGCTGCCTCGGCCCGCCCCATCGCGTCGCTGCGGCACCGGACACGCCGGAAGCAGGACGCCGGCCTTGGTGCAGGGACCAAGAGCACGGACGACCTAAGTTCGCTAGCCACGCCCAAACTGCCGCCGATGgttcggcggcggcggagcaAGTCCCGGACGCGGTCCTCGTCGTCCGTCCTGCCGCCTATGCGTCCGTTCAGCCCCAGGGACacgtcgccgccgccgtttCCCCGGACTGATTCGCTCAAAAAGCCGTGCCCGCCCCGGCCCAACGACTTCCTGTAAGCACGCTGCACAGGCGGAACACTATACCGATCACTGCAAAATTACTATTATCGCcgtcacaataattattatactattattatgcgataacgatattattattattataattactataaatcgATTACGTTTGTACAATGatgataagaatataaatatatataaataatatatgattacattatatagCGTTTTAAAATCGTGTACGACGtaaggtgttttttttttttttttttgtaatttattgttatgcgtgtgtttttttttttttgataaattgttcTCGTTTTATTGTACGTACACGGATAActggttaataataattaaatgataataaaaatacgaaaaataaacTTTCACGGGGAAGAGAGCTATAGGTACCGAAAGTCTCGATGGGAAGCGCAGGATCAAATATTACCCAAATGGAAATCGCTTAAAATTTCGTACggtcgaataatattttatggtctGTGTCACATTATCTTCGATACACGTCTGTCACATTTTTGTTTAGGGTGAACagcatattttactataatattactatcgagCTGCCCTTTCGAATCTCACGTTTTTttcaccatataataatatactcccGTGACCGTTATCTCTCATCCCTGAAGTCCCCCATGAAGCGGTCATAGCTGCAGCTCTAGTCCCGTAAAAGAAAATATGTTGACTAAACTAAAACGAAGAAAACGACCATTTACGATATCGTGACATCATTATCCCACACCTGGTCAGTAAATTTTCTAAATTaccattaaattgtattaaaaagagataaaaataatatttttccattttatttttcgacCACAGTTCCCATATCGGTttggacaattattatttctataggtTCGATCAAAGTTTctttgtaataaaacatattttactacaATCACTAATGATAATTTGATTCATTGTAAATCTCGACTAATATCGGACTAGAGCAGTAAGGGACTTTGGTTTTTGAATGTGGtgcattacaattattttattttacttaattttattatgataacaaaatattataacctttTACCAAATGTCTACTAccatctaatttaatttaacgacTTTTATCTTAATTTAGTGCCTTCTTCAGTATAAgatcagataataatattatacaaatattttataagtaatttgaTAAACTTCTGGACTAAGGTATCGTAATgtcggtaatattatataacgaaaTAAATTACGTTTGATTGTGTagcttaaaatttcaaattcaatagTGAACGTCATACAGAGTtccattttcaataatattaaaaaaaaatatgatttatttataaatgtttcgtTAAAGCTAAAAACCAACTGTTAATAtatgcatcataataatattatgtacaacgtTGTAGTCGAGTAAACCAAAACTCTCTACAGTGCACAGTGTTtgaaaatctgaaaaaaaaatgttcacaataaaataatattctactgaAACGAAAATAATGACCAATTGCTCGCAATGTCTCTTCTGTTTTCACTATACAAACCTGCAATCGgcgtaaaaatttcaaatgcatttttaataaccAATTTTGCGTTGTCTTGTACTGAAATcttaaacaaaatgttatgaatttttttttcgcgcTCAGACTATCTAACGGGAAGTGTATTGTTTTGCGgcgtacaaattaaaattttacgacGATTCGCGCGATCGGTATTCCACGCCGAAAGTCGGTCGTCCGTAAatcgaaaacgaaaataaaaatatacagtaatattGTGTTTCTAACTACCTACGGTCCATATAGCTGTGGACTGAGATTGGTGATGAACCACCTAAGGTACCCTCAGATACATTGCTAATGGACTGTATTGATTATTACATTGTGGGCTGTGCAAATTTTGGTCTGTTATACGCACCGAATTTTTTAGaggtaaaataacattaattcacAGAATCACTGTCGTGTAGGGATAATCTGAAAAAGTGCCTTCCGCATTTATCCCGTGGcgggtaaaaatgaaaaaaaaaaatattgaaacaaacaattacataataatatattctaatttataccTAGTAggtggtgtataataataataataatgataaattaattttagaagtACAAAAACCATGTTTTATTTAAGACTTTTGTGACTTGCATACCTTACAACTTTGTAgggttttattaatattttaattgtttatattttgaacgtaATTTTCTATCGATTTTTGGCACAAAAAATTCTTTCATCTATAAAATgtgactttttattattaatacaacaataattattgtaaaccatTTTCTTATAGGTAAATTCAACGCAcgtgtaacattttaataatgcacttttattttagtaaaaaagatttcaaaaaaatcaaaaaaaaaaaaaaaattaaaaactataaatttacaaatgtttttaaaattttatttgaacattgccttttgttgttgttgttattgttgttttgtcttctttctttctttctttctttctttctttttttatataagcaataagttaagtttgataatatcaACACgtcatttaacatttatttgttcTTCTCGAtgcatattgtttatttatttcgcGTATAGACTATTATACTTGATTTGTTTACCGATTGTCACTTGTTCGAGTAATACTGTGCAGTtcacaaaattaatatgtatataataatatagtaccgtcagatttgtagttttttattattattattattattattatttattgattatttagtcgacttcaaaaaaaaaaaaagaagaaaaagtttacaacttcataatataatatagctcaaaataaaataatatttattattctttgttcggtttaattattaataatacggtcactatattatatattttatacacatagtttttttttttaaattttttttttacattcctgCACCACGTCGTGCTCAAGTTTAGATGATTAATTTCTATTCCAAATCGAATATCGCTGCCTTTTACTGGagtgttttgttatattattattgtgatattgataacgataattataatgttgtagactgtttttttttcttgtttatgtttaaaaagatattttgtGACTTCCACatgatgtatgatattattattattattatattatagtaatattatgtttttactagTACGTAAgtcattgattttgttttattttattgcgttcgtttcgtttcgttttttaattgtaGCGTAGTAGCAAGTGATTTATtctatttgattaaatttattttctatacgatTTTATTTCACTTTGTAAATAATAGGCACGGATTAGcaaagaaaaaacaaatgtattgtaaatttagTGCTCGTGTATAAAATGTGATTCAAATTTTCGCTgtgcaaatcaaattaattaacattgtttctgaaaaaaaaaaaaaatgtgtactgaTTTTTGCTTGCATCCAATCCGATTCGTTTACTCAGAAATTcttcaactttttttt
This is a stretch of genomic DNA from Acyrthosiphon pisum isolate AL4f chromosome A3, pea_aphid_22Mar2018_4r6ur, whole genome shotgun sequence. It encodes these proteins:
- the LOC100161839 gene encoding potassium voltage-gated channel protein eag isoform X9; translation: MPGGRRGLVAPQNTFLENIIRRSSSQPDSSFLLANAQIVDFPIVYCNESFCKISGYNRAEVMQKSCRCSFMYGDLTDKETICRIDEVLESHYNDQFEILLYKKNKTPLWLLMQIAPIKNERDLVVLFLLTFRDITALKQPIESEDSKGGLSKFAKLARSVTRSKTLVSQFSSHPVSIKDSTRHVQSHLAHMMSLNADVMPQYRQEAPKTPPHILLHYCAFKAIWDWVILCLTFYTAIMVPYNVAFKNKTSEDVSLLVVDSIVDVIFFIDIVLNFHTTFVGPGGEVVSDPKVIRMNYLRSWFVIDLLSCLPYDVFNAFDHDEEGIGSLFSALKVVRLLRLGRVVRKLDRYLEYGAAMLILLLCFYMLVAHWLACIWYSIGRSDAENGYQYSWLWKLANITQYPYSYIMTEHANTTELVHGPPRKTMYVTALYFTMSCMTSVGFGNVASETDNEKIFTICMMVIASLLYATIFGHVTTIIQQMTSATAKYHDMLNNVREFMKLHEVPKALSERVMDYVVSTWAMTRGLDTDKVLNYCPKDMKADICVHLNRKVFNEHPAFRLASDGCLRALAMHFTMSHSAPGDLLFHTGESIDSLCFIVTGSLEVIQDDEVVAILGKGDVFGDSFWKDTALGQSAANVRALTYCDLHTIKRDRLLEVLDFYQAFANSFSRNLILTYNLRHRLIFRKVADVRREKELAEKRKNEPQLDEQRDQLVRKIFTKFRKDRAPSTVVGIQQGAAAASGAAATVAGTDEGKSEGGTGDASDGVGGARPKVLPLVLRQQSEDPQQASSSSTGLRTVAAPKKVSKWGKVLGGGGSSDSADVSVVSAQSAPVKIRDSPGRSVGNGHKVFPKLQKVPTTAAEPFAGVGGSQRQETIDETDERTGVGGSGSGVGGAGSGAPVPEEEPPNAAPAHQHQVTTAEAPSPPPPPCAAMVLPPPPDLDVLAKIEDLRSDLRDEVRSINQRLTAIEDMMVRIVGKLDALAAASARPIASLRHRTRRKQDAGLGAGTKSTDDLSSLATPKLPPMVRRRRSKSRTRSSSSVLPPMRPFSPRDTSPPPFPRTDSLKKPCPPRPNDFL
- the LOC100161839 gene encoding potassium voltage-gated channel protein eag isoform X2; protein product: MPGGRRGLVAPQNTFLENIIRRSSSQHSSFLLANAQIVDFPIVYCNESFCKISGYNRAEVMQKSCRCSFMYGDLTDKETICRIDEVLESHYNDQFEILLYKKNSECLRRRVTHLDRMQPARNDLPEETPLWLLMQIAPIKNERDLVVLFLLTFRDITALKQPIESEDSKGGDLLAGLSKFAKLARSVTRSKTLVSQFSSHPVSIKDSTRHVQSHLAHMMSLNADVMPQYRQEAPKTPPHILLHYCAFKAIWDWVILCLTFYTAIMVPYNVAFKNKTSEDVSLLVVDSIVDVIFFIDIVLNFHTTFVGPGGEVVSDPKVIRMNYLRSWFVIDLLSCLPYDVFNAFDHDEEGIGSLFSALKVVRLLRLGRVVRKLDRYLEYGAAMLILLLCFYMLVAHWLACIWYSIGRSDAENGYQYSWLWKLANITQYPYSYIMTEHANTTELVHGPPRKTMYVTALYFTMSCMTSVGFGNVASETDNEKIFTICMMVIASLLYATIFGHVTTIIQQMTSATAKYHDMLNNVREFMKLHEVPKALSERVMDYVVSTWAMTRGLDTDKVLNYCPKDMKADICVHLNRKVFNEHPAFRLASDGCLRALAMHFTMSHSAPGDLLFHTGESIDSLCFIVTGSLEVIQDDEVVAILGKGDVFGDSFWKDTALGQSAANVRALTYCDLHTIKRDRLLEVLDFYQAFANSFSRNLILTYNLRHRLIFRKVADVRREKELAEKRKNEPQLDEQRDQLVRKIFTKFRKDRAPSTVVGIQQGAAAASGAAATVAGTDEGKSEGGTGDASDGVGGARPKVLPLVLRQQSEDPQQASSSSTGLRTVAAPKKVSKWGKVLGGGGSSDSADVSVVSAQSAPVKIRDSPGRSVGNGHKVFPKLQKVPTTAAEPFAGVGGSQRQETIDETDERTGVGGSGSGVGGAGSGAPVPEEEPPNAAPAHQHQVTTAEAPSPPPPPCAAMVLPPPPDLDVLAKIEDLRSDLRDEVRSINQRLTAIEDMMVRIVGKLDALAAASARPIASLRHRTRRKQDAGLGAGTKSTDDLSSLATPKLPPMVRRRRSKSRTRSSSSVLPPMRPFSPRDTSPPPFPRTDSLKKPCPPRPNDFL
- the LOC100161839 gene encoding potassium voltage-gated channel protein eag isoform X5 gives rise to the protein MPGGRRGLVAPQNTFLENIIRRSSSQPDSSFLLANAQIVDFPIVYCNESFCKISGYNRAEVMQKSCRCSFMYGDLTDKETICRIDEVLESHYNDQFEILLYKKNSECLRRRVTHLDRMQPARNDLPEETPLWLLMQIAPIKNERDLVVLFLLTFRDITALKQPIESEDSKGGDLLAGLSKFAKLARSVTRSKTLVSQFSSHPVSIKDSTRHVQSHLAHYRQEAPKTPPHILLHYCAFKAIWDWVILCLTFYTAIMVPYNVAFKNKTSEDVSLLVVDSIVDVIFFIDIVLNFHTTFVGPGGEVVSDPKVIRMNYLRSWFVIDLLSCLPYDVFNAFDHDEEGIGSLFSALKVVRLLRLGRVVRKLDRYLEYGAAMLILLLCFYMLVAHWLACIWYSIGRSDAENGYQYSWLWKLANITQYPYSYIMTEHANTTELVHGPPRKTMYVTALYFTMSCMTSVGFGNVASETDNEKIFTICMMVIASLLYATIFGHVTTIIQQMTSATAKYHDMLNNVREFMKLHEVPKALSERVMDYVVSTWAMTRGLDTDKVLNYCPKDMKADICVHLNRKVFNEHPAFRLASDGCLRALAMHFTMSHSAPGDLLFHTGESIDSLCFIVTGSLEVIQDDEVVAILGKGDVFGDSFWKDTALGQSAANVRALTYCDLHTIKRDRLLEVLDFYQAFANSFSRNLILTYNLRHRLIFRKVADVRREKELAEKRKNEPQLDEQRDQLVRKIFTKFRKDRAPSTVVGIQQGAAAASGAAATVAGTDEGKSEGGTGDASDGVGGARPKVLPLVLRQQSEDPQQASSSSTGLRTVAAPKKVSKWGKVLGGGGSSDSADVSVVSAQSAPVKIRDSPGRSVGNGHKVFPKLQKVPTTAAEPFAGVGGSQRQETIDETDERTGVGGSGSGVGGAGSGAPVPEEEPPNAAPAHQHQVTTAEAPSPPPPPCAAMVLPPPPDLDVLAKIEDLRSDLRDEVRSINQRLTAIEDMMVRIVGKLDALAAASARPIASLRHRTRRKQDAGLGAGTKSTDDLSSLATPKLPPMVRRRRSKSRTRSSSSVLPPMRPFSPRDTSPPPFPRTDSLKKPCPPRPNDFL
- the LOC100161839 gene encoding potassium voltage-gated channel protein eag isoform X10, translated to MMSLNADVMPQYRQEAPKTPPHILLHYCAFKAIWDWVILCLTFYTAIMVPYNVAFKNKTSEDVSLLVVDSIVDVIFFIDIVLNFHTTFVGPGGEVVSDPKVIRMNYLRSWFVIDLLSCLPYDVFNAFDHDEEGIGSLFSALKVVRLLRLGRVVRKLDRYLEYGAAMLILLLCFYMLVAHWLACIWYSIGRSDAENGYQYSWLWKLANITQYPYSYIMTEHANTTELVHGPPRKTMYVTALYFTMSCMTSVGFGNVASETDNEKIFTICMMVIASLLYATIFGHVTTIIQQMTSATAKYHDMLNNVREFMKLHEVPKALSERVMDYVVSTWAMTRGLDTDKVLNYCPKDMKADICVHLNRKVFNEHPAFRLASDGCLRALAMHFTMSHSAPGDLLFHTGESIDSLCFIVTGSLEVIQDDEVVAILGKGDVFGDSFWKDTALGQSAANVRALTYCDLHTIKRDRLLEVLDFYQAFANSFSRNLILTYNLRHRLIFRKVADVRREKELAEKRKNEPQLDEQRDQLVRKIFTKFRKDRAPSTVVGIQQGAAAASGAAATVAGTDEGKSEGGTGDASDGVGGARPKVLPLVLRQQSEDPQQASSSSTGLRTVAAPKKVSKWGKVLGGGGSSDSADVSVVSAQSAPVKIRDSPGRSVGNGHKVFPKLQKVPTTAAEPFAGVGGSQRQETIDETDERTGVGGSGSGVGGAGSGAPVPEEEPPNAAPAHQHQVTTAEAPSPPPPPCAAMVLPPPPDLDVLAKIEDLRSDLRDEVRSINQRLTAIEDMMVRIVGKLDALAAASARPIASLRHRTRRKQDAGLGAGTKSTDDLSSLATPKLPPMVRRRRSKSRTRSSSSVLPPMRPFSPRDTSPPPFPRTDSLKKPCPPRPNDFL